From the Megalops cyprinoides isolate fMegCyp1 chromosome 21, fMegCyp1.pri, whole genome shotgun sequence genome, one window contains:
- the slc39a4 gene encoding zinc transporter ZIP4: SVKIVLLVCLLLSHALSSKRNIYWKVVDMLSPGDEYLSENAVRSFFSILEKRVQCPDVSCEKCISVEDVGQLVGGVFPASGLHMEGFFEVAAGWCFYLSSPREACAAIRDNQWQRGTHQFVQDLMGEDVHGDGFSPTTGTLDRLLHQMEEYYQPTQHNEHCLTGSDIAEESNVSVSDAAPHSIGAVFGAIVYHALQGDCMAAQALPEEDYFLDFIFNHFGSDNMTEHENLNSHFRCPVCSQTCFTAHELLEIHHLNDSSLTRAQFTQLSPALIQQLLSGACVTKPPPPTPGNQLSTVETYVYASLANLVICLMAMFGIVVLVCTSCTHVFQLCIQFCISLAVGSLTGDAVLHLLPVLLGLHSHSEGQGSGHSLDHIYKLLVLLAGIYYFYLTEAVFSIMTHKDKHHHDDEESDAHHCDHGKVLQMYHQNERKSKQSTSQADLVEVEDDEKAAQRSSNRTREQRLLPYMITIGDGVHNFADGLAMGAAFSMSWKSGLATSLAVLCHELPHELGDFAFLLHCGMSVKKALLLNVGSAMTSFVGLYIALSVSTDPTVQEWIAAVTAGLFLYVGLADMLPSMIHVNSSRPWLMFFLQNLGLLTGWAILLLLSFYEDSIGF; encoded by the exons tcagtgaaaata GTTCTTCTAGTGTGCCTTTTGCTTAGCCACGCGCTGTCCTCCAAAAGAAACATATATTGGAAGGTTGTTGACATGCTGTCGCCCGGGGATGAATACTTAAGTGAAAACGCTGTTCGCTCCTTTTTTTCGATCTTGGAGAAACGTGTGCAGTGCCCTGATGTGTCGTGTGAaaag TGTATCTCTGTGGAGGATGTGGGCCAGCTCGTTGGTGGCGTCTTTCCAGCCAGCGGCCTCCACATGGAGGGGTTTTTCGAGGTGGCCGCAGGGTGGTGCTTCTACCTCAGCAGCCCCCGGGAGGCCTGTGCAGCCATCAGGGACAACCAGTGGCAGAGAGGGACCCACCAATTTGTCCAGGACCTCATGGGCGAGGATGTTCATGGGGATGGGTTTAGCCCAACGACCGGCACCTTGGACCGTCTGCTCCATCAGATGGAGGAGTACTACCAGCCAACACAGCACAATGAG CACTGTCTCACGGGGAGTGATATTGCGGAAGAGAGCAACGTGTCTGTGAGTGACGCTGCCCCTCACAGCATCGGTGCTGTCTTTGGGGCTATCGTGTACCACGCTCTGCAGGGTGACTGCATGGCAGCCCAGGCACTGCCAGAGGAGGACTACTTcctggatttcattttcaatcacTTCGGCTCTGACAACATGACAGAGCACG aaaatttaaattct CATTTTCGGTGTCCTGTTTGTTCTCAGACATGCTTCACCGCCCATGAGCTCCTGGAAATCCATCACCTGAATGACTCCTCCCTCACAAGGGCCCAGTTCACCCAGCTGAGCCCGGCACTGATCCAGCAGCTCCTTAGCGGGGCATGCGTAACcaagccccccccacccacccccggCAACCAGCTCAGCACAGTGGAGA CATACGTCTATGCCAGCTTGGCCAATCTGGTGATCTGCCTGATGGCGATGTTCGGCATCGTGGTGCTGGTCTGCACCTCCTGCACGCACGTGTTCCAGCTCTGCATTCAGTTCTGCATCAGCCTGGCTGTCGGCTCGCTCACTGGCGATGCCGTGCTGCACCTGCTGCCCGTG ttgcTGGGCCTGCACTCCCATAGCGAAGGCCAAGGCTCGGGGCACAGCTTAGACCACATCTACAAGCTCCTGGTGCTGCTGGCAGGAATCTACTACTTCTACCTCACGGAGGCTGTTTTCTCCATCATGACTCACAAAGACAAACATCACCACGATGAc GAGGAATCTGATGCTCACCATTGTGACCACGGGAAAGTTCTCCAGATGTACCACCAGAACGAAAGAAAGAGCAAGCAGTCCACATCACAAGCAGACCTG GTTGAAGTTGAAGACGATGAGAAAGCAGCTCAGAGGTCGAGTAATCGTACACGGG agcAGCGCTTGCTCCCCTACATGATCACAATTGGTGACGGGGTTCACAACTTTGCCGACGGCCTGGCGATGGGGGCAGCCTTCTCCATGTCCTGGAAATCCGGGCTGGCCACGTCACTGGCTGTGCTCTGTCATGAACTACCACACGAGCTGG GTGACTTTGCCTTCCTCCTGCACTGCGGGATGTCAGTGAAAAAGGCTCTGCTTCTGAACGTCGGCAGCGCCATGACGTCCTTCGTGGGCCTCTACATCGCCCTCTCGGTCTCCACCGACCCCACTGTGCAGGAGTGGATCGCCGCTGTCACGGCCGGCTTATTCCTCTATGTGGGCCTCGCCGACATG